The following nucleotide sequence is from Deltaproteobacteria bacterium.
GGAGGAACTTTTAAATTCGGAATGCCGAATGAGGAATGCGGAATAAAAATCTAAACCCGTTATTCCGGTTAGAAATTCCGCACTCCGCACTCCGCACTCCGAATTCCACATTGAACATATGGCTTACCGGATTACTGAGCGCTGCACCAACTGCGGAGAATGCTTGCAAGTCTGTCCCCTCGAGGCTATTTCTGCCGGAAAAGAAAGGCCCAGGATCGATCCTGACCTTTGCACCGACTGCGGTACGTG
It contains:
- a CDS encoding 4Fe-4S binding protein, producing the protein MAYRITERCTNCGECLQVCPLEAISAGKERPRIDPDLCTDCGTCSDICPARAIEGG